The Chloroflexota bacterium sequence GTTCTGCGCCGAATGCGGCACCCGACTTCAGCAGGTGTGCCCATCGTGCGCCACGCCATACGAGGGGAGCCCGAAATTCTGCCCCGAGTGCGGGTTTGCGCTCCAGAAGGCCGCGCCCACTGCGCAAGGCGCTGCGACGAACGGCGCCCCCGCGGGCGCGCCACAGCCAGCCCCGGCAATGGCCGTTGCACCCGATGCAGGCTCTGCGAGCACGGTCGCGGAACGGAAGCTGGTCTCCGTCCTCTTCGCCGACCTAGTCGGCTTCACGACGATGTCCGAGGTGCGCGACGCGGAGGCGGTGCGCGAGCAGCTGACCGAGTACTTCGGCGTCGCCCAGGAGATCGTGACCCGGTACGGCGGATCGGTCGAGAAGTTCATCGGCGACGCCGTGATGGCCGTCTGGGGCACACCGGTCGCCCACGAGGATGACGCCGAGCGGGCGGTGCGGGCCGCGCTCGACCTGGTCGATGCCGTCAGCCACCTGGGGCACGACGGCGAGAAGCTCAGCGCACGGGCTGGGGTGCTCACCGGCGAGGCGGCAGTCACGCTCGGCGCCTCGAACCAGGGGATGGTGGCGGGCGACCTCGTCAACACGGCCTCGCGACTCCAGGCGGTGGCGACGCCTGGCACCGTGATCGTCGGCGAGGCCACCCGGCAGAGCGCCGAGAGCGCCATCGTCTTCGAGCCGGTCGGGGAGCAGGAGCTGAAGGGCAAAGTCAGTCCTGTCCCCGCCTATCGTGCGCTGCGGGTGGTCGCCCAGCGCGGCGGCGTCGGGCGAGGCGATCAGCTGGAGGCGCCCTTCATGGGGCGCGACTCCGAGCTGCGCCTGGTGAAGGACCTCTTCCACGCCGCGCCGCGCGAGAAGCGCCCGCGGCTGGTCTCGATCATCGGCCAGGCAGGCATCGGCAAAAGCCGGCTGGCATGGGAGTTCCTGAAGTACATCGACGGGATCAAGATGACCGTCCTCTGGCACCAGGGCCGCTCGCCGGCGTATGGCGAGGGGATCAGCTTCTGGGCCCTGGCCGAGATGGTGCGCAGCCGAGTCGGCCTCCTCGAGCTGGACGACGCCGCCACGACCCGCGCCAAGCTCGGAGTGGCGTTGGAGACCTACGTCCCCGACGACGCGGAGCGGCGCTGGATGGGGCCACGCCTCGAGCAGCTGCTCGGAATGGCCGACGCCGACACGGTGGGCCGTGACGATCTCTTCGCGGCCTGGCGCACGTTCTTCGAGCGGGTGGCAGGCGACAACACACTCGTCATGGTCTTCGAGGACCTGCACTGGGCCGATCCGGGCCAGCTCGACTTCATCGACCACCTGCTGGAATGGAGCCGCGGCTACGCGATCTACATCATCACCCTGGCGCGCCCCGAGCTCCTCGAGCGCCGCGCGAACTGGGGGGCTGGACAGCGCAGCTTCACCAGCCTGGCCCTGGAGCCGCTCCCCGACGATGTGATCCGGGACATCCTCGCCAGCCTGGTGCCCGGGCTCCCAGATACCACGGTCGCGCAGATCGTGACCCGCGCAGAGGGGATCCCCCTGTATGCCGTCGAGACGGTACGGATGCTGCTGCAGGATGGCCGCTTGGAGCTGCGCGATGGAGCGTATCGGCCGATCGGCGACCTCAGCACCCTGGCCGTGCCCGCCACCCTGCACGCGCTCATCGCGGCCAGGCTGGACGCGATCGATGCGGCCGATCGGTCCCTGCTTCAGTACGCATCGGTCCTTGGCCAGACCTTCACGCTGCAGGGCCTGAAGGCCGTCACCGGCCAGGGAGACGACCTCGAGGCCCGCCTGCACGGCCTCGTCCGGCGCGAGCTGCTCACGCTTGACACCGACCCGCGGTCACCTGAGCGCGGCCAGTACGGCTTCGTCCAGGCGCTGGTACGCGACGTCGCCTACGGCACCCTCACCAAGCGCGACCGCAAGGTGGTGCACCTGGCAGCCGGCGAGCACTTCGAGTCGCTCCAGGACGACGAGATCATCGATGCGACCGCATCGCATTACCTTGACGCCTATCGCAGCGCGCCCGACGATCCCGATGCCGACCGAATCCGCGCGCATGCCGCGGAGCTCCTCCAGCGGGCCGCTGAGCGGGCCACCGCCCTCGGCTCACACGAGCAGGCGGTCCGCTTCCTTGAGCTCGCGATGGATGTGACGGCCGACGCCTCCGACCAGTCCCGGCTGCTCCGGCGGACCGGCGAAGCAGCCGGCGCCGCGGGCAAGTACGACCTGGCCGAGGGCTACTTGCGTCGGGGGGTCGCCGCTGCCCGAGAGGCAGGCCATCCGCCATCGGAAGCGCAGTCGGTGGCCAGCCTCGGGAGGCTCCTCGCCAGCGGTGCGCAACCGGCCGTTGCAATCTCGGAGATCACGGCTGCCCTGCCCGCACTCTCTGGCCTCGGCCAGGATGCGAGCATCGTGGCCGTCTGGGCGGCGCTGTCGCGGGCTTACATGCTCCACGGTGAATTCGGTCCGTCGGTCGAGTGGGCCGACCGCGCCCTGCCCTTGGCGGAACGGCTGGACATGGTTCCCGAGATCGCCGACCTGCTGAACACCCGCGCAACCGCGCTGGGCTTTGGCGGCCGCGTCCGCGAGGGCGTCGCGGGGCTGCGCGGCGTGCTCGAGATGAGCGATTCCTACGGGCTCTCGTACGCCGGCATCCGGGCGCGGGTCAACCTGAGCAGCCTGCTCGCCGCCGAGGACCCGCAGGCCGGCTTTCGGCTCGCGTTCGAGGGGTTCGAGGTGGCCAAGCGAGCTGGCAGTCGGGACATGATGGCGACTATGGGCGCGAACGCGAGCGAGCTGGCCATCCACGTCGGCGAATGGGACAGCGCCGAGGCGATCCTCGCGGACCTGCTGGCAGCCGACCTGGCGCCGCCCGACCGCTTCGTCGCTGATGTCTACACCTCCATCCTGGAGGCGCTCCGCGGACGACCGTCGGAGGCGGGTACGGCCCGAGCCGAGACCTTCGGCGAGACGACCGATGAGCCGGTCGTGCTCTCTCAGTTGCATGCCTTGAAGGGCTGGGTTGCCCTCGCCGAAGGACGCTTTGCGGACGCGCACGAATCGTTCGCCGCGGACGTGGCGGCGATCCCCGACGGCGCATCCGCCGACCTCCCCCTGGTCGGGCGTGCGGCTCTGTGGGCCGGCCTACCGGAGGGCGCGCGCGCGGCGGCGGAGCAGCTTCGCAAGCTCGGGTTCCACGGTCGCGCGATTCACGCCAGCACCCGCGCTATCGACGGCGGCATCGCCGCGCTGAGCGGCAATCTCGAGGAGGCTGCCGTGGCATTCCGCGATGCAATGCGTCAGTGGCGCGATCTCGAGTGCTGGTTCGACCTCGCGCTCTGCGAGCTGGACTTCGTGAAGTTCGTCGAGGGCGAGAGTCCGGACACGGAGGCCGCTGCGAGCGAAGCGCGGTCGATCTTCACACGACTCGGGGCGCCAGCCTTCCTGCGACGCCTGGACGAGGCGGTCGGCCTGCCGAAAAGCTAGCCCGCATCGTGGATCGGGCCGCTCCGATCGCGCAGCGGACCGCCTTTCCGACCACGGGTTGCAGCCAGGATTTCGGCGATGATGGCATGAGCCACCTCCTCCGGCCCTTCGGCGCCGATGTCCAGGCCGGCGGGCGCGTGGAGCCGCTCGATGGCCTCCGGCGCACCGATCTCGGCCAGCATCTGCTCGGTGCGGCCGCGGGGGCCGAGCACGCCGAGGTAGGCAAGCGGCCGATCGAGGAACGAGCGCAGGTAGGCGATGTCGCGCAGATAGTTGTGGCTCATCAGGATGGCCGCGGTGCGCGCATCCGGGGCGAGCGCGTCGGCCGCGGCCTCCGGGTTCGGATTGGCGAAGTCGACCCCAACCCCGAAGCGTTCCGGGGTCAGCAGCGCCTCGCGCACGTCGACCACCACCACCCGCCAACCCAGCTCCGTCGCCTGACGCACCAGCGGGATGGCATCGTGGCCGGCGCCGCATACCAGCAGTCGCAGAGGTGGCAGCAGCGGCTCGTAGTAGACCCGCTCGCCGCCGAGCTCTTCGACGCGCGGTGAGCCGGCGTGGAGCGCCGCGGCGGCGGCGCCATCGGTCTCCAGCCGATGCGTCCCTGCGTCCGGGCCGCCGAGCGGGATGACCAGGCATGCGCCCTCGCCGGTGCGCAGCGCCCCAACCGATTCGAGCGCCCCGCCGGTCGGCTCGACGTACAGTTCGATGGCTCCGTTGCAGCCCAGCCCGTAGCCCCACACCGCGTCCTCGTCCGCGGTCATGTCGAACTCGACGAGGCGCGGCTCACCGGAGGCGATCACCTCGCGGCCGATGCGGGTCACGTCGCCCTCCAGGCAGCCGCCGCTGACGTTGCCAATCGGCTCGCCCGCGGCGGGTATGAGCAGACGCGCGCCCGCGCGCCGGTAGGTTGAGCCCCGCGTGGCCACCACGGTCGCCAGCGCCATCGGTTCACCGCGGGAGGCCATCGCCTCCGCGGCGTCGAGAAGCTGCGTCAACTCGGACACGAGCCGATGCTACGTCGCGCGGAAGACGAGTGCGGCGTTCATGCCGCCGAAGCCAAACGAGGTCGAGAGCGCCGCCTGCGGGCGCGCTGCGACGGGCTCTCGCAGGACGTTCAGCTCGCATCGCTCGTCGAGGTTGACGAGGTTGCACGTTCCCGGCAGCAGGCCGTTCCGCAGCGCCATGACCGTGATCGCCGCCTCGATCGCCCCGCTCGCCCCCAGCGGGTGGCCGTACAGTCCCTTCGTGCCCGAGACCGGCACGGCAGCGGCGTGCTCTCCCAGCGCGAGGTGCAGCGCCTTCGCCTCGGCCAGCTCGTTGAGCTGCGTGCTCGAGGCGTGCGCGTTGACATAGCCGACTTCGCCGGGCGCAACGCCCGCATCTGCCATGGCCGTTGCGATCGCCGCCGCGGCAGCCTCGCCGGAAGGCAGTGGCGCCGTCAGGTGGTACGCATCGGTCGAGGCGCCGAAGCCGGCCACCTCGCCCAGGATGGTGGCGTTTCGCCGCTCTGCCGATTCCCACGCCTCCAGCACGAGCATGGCCGCGCCCTCGGCCATGACGAAGCCGTCGCGGTCGCGGTCGAAGGGACGCGACGCAGCAAGAGGGTCGTCGTTGCGCTGCGAGAGGACGCGGATCATCGCGAATGCGCCATGGGTCAGCGGCGCCAGCGGTGATTCGGCTCCACCGGCGATCGCCATGTCGACCATCCCCGATCTGATCGCCCCGAACGCCTGTCCGATGGCGACCGCGCCCGAGGCGCATGAATTGGCGTTCCCGACCGCCGGCCCGCGACTGCCGAGGTCGATCGCCACGTTGCTCGCCCCCGCCCCGCCGAAGACCGCCGTGGCCAGGGTCGGCGCGACTGCCCGGACTCCACCGAGCACGTAGGCGGCGTGCTGCTCCTCACCGAAGGCGACGCCACCCAGCGCCGAACCGATCCAGACCCCGGTGTGGCCATCGGACCGATCGGCATCGGTCAGGCATGACTGACCGATGGCCATCCTTGCGGCGGCGACCGAGAGCTGACTGAATCGATCCAGCCGCCTGGCGCGCCTGGCGTCGAGATGGTCGGTTGGCACGAAGTCGTTGATCTGGGCCGCGATGCGCGATGGGAATGGCGAGGCGTCGAACCGGTCGATCGCCTGCACCGCCGAGCGGTTGGCCAGGACGCCGGCCCACAGCCCATCCGCTCCCGAGCCGATGGGGGTCACGGCCCCGATCCCCGTCACCGCCACCCGTTTCACGAGCCCGTCTCCGCCAGGACCTTCACGCGGCGCAGCGTCCGGCGCGCGATCGCCTCGATGAACTGCGGGCCGAGGACCCACTCCGCCGCCACGCCACCGATCAGGGGCCAGTCCAGCTTCAGCTGGTGCTCGATGCTGACTTCCCAGCCGCCGTCGCTCGGCTCGAAGCGCCAGGCGACCCGCATGCCGCGCGTCACGCCGCCGGTGTGCGTGAACTCGATCCGCCGCTCGTCGGGGAGCGGGCGCTGGGTCGCCTCCCAGCGAACCGGGACCGGGCCGCGACGGGCGCCCATCGCGAAGCGTCGCTCCCCGTTCGAGGCGGGCAGACGATGCACGTAGCGGTAGTGCGGCAGTCGCTCGGGCCAGCGCTCGACCTCGGCGGCCAGCGGGAAGATGCGCTCCAGCGGTGCGTCGATGTGGATCTCCACTCGGCTCTTCATGGCCGGAGGACCTGCGCCAGGAAGAGCGGCGAGAGGGCGTCGCTGGCCGGGCGGCAGTCGCCCAGGGCGCTGCCCAGCCGCTCGGCCGTCTCGGGCCTGGATGCGAGGCGACGCAGCGCGTAGCCCATTATGGGCGGCGCGGCGAGCATCCCCTGGACCAGCCAGGTCAACGCGTCCTTGGCCGCGAAGGAACGCCGGCGGGCAGCGAGGTAGCGCTTCTCGGCGCCGTCATCGTTGCCGGCCAGCGACTCCGCGGCCGCCCGGGCGGAGCGCAGCGCGCGATAGATCCCCTCGCCGGTGAACGGGTCGATGAAGCCGGCCGCGTCGCCGACCAGCATCCAGCCGGGGCCGGCGGCGCGCGCCACGCGATGGCCGATCGGCGAGGCACCCCGGATGGGCGTCAGGCGCCTGCGCCCCGCGAGGCGAGCGGCGACCGCCGGGATGCCATCGATCCCCGCCTGGAACCGCTCCAGCGCAGTGCGACCCATTCGCCCGTCCATGGGTAGTGCCATCCCAACGTTCAGCCGGCCGCCGGCCAGCGGGGCCAGCCCCACGTACCAGCCCGGGCCCACGTGCATCTCGCCGTGGTCAGCAAGCTCGGCGTCGCCCTGGTAGTGGGCGACCATGCCCAGTCGCCGGGGGACGACGACCGGTCGCTCCACGCCCAGCCGATTCGCGACCCGGGAGCGAGCCCCATCGGCCCCGATCAGCCAGCGGCAGGTGACGGTGGCGGGTCCATTGGGTGTGCTGACGACCGCCCCGCTGACACGGCCATCCGTCCACAGAGGCTCGCCGAACGAGGCGTGCTCCCAGAGCCGGGCGCCGGAGGCCACGGCGTAGGCCGCCAGTGCCGCATCGAAGACGAGACGGTCGAGGCCCCACGCGCTGCGAGGACCGGCCGCATCGCGATACCGAACATCGACCGCATCGTCCCCGCGGATCACGCGCATGCCGGACAGGGGCAGCGCATCGGCCCTCCAGGCGTCGTCAGCAAGGCCGAGCCGACGGAGCTCCTCGACAATCCGCGGACTGGCGTACTCGGCGCAGGCCTTCGGCCGCGGATGGGCGCGAGCCTCGAGCAGGAGCACGTCGCGACCGTGGGCAGCGAGGGCAGCGGCAACGGCCGACCCCGCCGGCCCCGCGCCGACCACCAGGACCTCGCAGTCGAGCGCCGCCGTGCTCACCGGTACACCGTCGTGACGCGGGGCCAGAAGCGCCCGCTCCTGCTGACCCGCTTCAGGCCAGCCTTCGACGCCAGCGTGTCCAGCTCCGCCAGGGTGTAGGCGCGGCGCGCCGAGAGGACGCCGTCGTGCCGC is a genomic window containing:
- a CDS encoding SRPBCC family protein, giving the protein MKSRVEIHIDAPLERIFPLAAEVERWPERLPHYRYVHRLPASNGERRFAMGARRGPVPVRWEATQRPLPDERRIEFTHTGGVTRGMRVAWRFEPSDGGWEVSIEHQLKLDWPLIGGVAAEWVLGPQFIEAIARRTLRRVKVLAETGS
- a CDS encoding XdhC family protein, coding for MSELTQLLDAAEAMASRGEPMALATVVATRGSTYRRAGARLLIPAAGEPIGNVSGGCLEGDVTRIGREVIASGEPRLVEFDMTADEDAVWGYGLGCNGAIELYVEPTGGALESVGALRTGEGACLVIPLGGPDAGTHRLETDGAAAAALHAGSPRVEELGGERVYYEPLLPPLRLLVCGAGHDAIPLVRQATELGWRVVVVDVREALLTPERFGVGVDFANPNPEAAADALAPDARTAAILMSHNYLRDIAYLRSFLDRPLAYLGVLGPRGRTEQMLAEIGAPEAIERLHAPAGLDIGAEGPEEVAHAIIAEILAATRGRKGGPLRDRSGPIHDAG
- a CDS encoding NAD(P)/FAD-dependent oxidoreductase; amino-acid sequence: MSTAALDCEVLVVGAGPAGSAVAAALAAHGRDVLLLEARAHPRPKACAEYASPRIVEELRRLGLADDAWRADALPLSGMRVIRGDDAVDVRYRDAAGPRSAWGLDRLVFDAALAAYAVASGARLWEHASFGEPLWTDGRVSGAVVSTPNGPATVTCRWLIGADGARSRVANRLGVERPVVVPRRLGMVAHYQGDAELADHGEMHVGPGWYVGLAPLAGGRLNVGMALPMDGRMGRTALERFQAGIDGIPAVAARLAGRRRLTPIRGASPIGHRVARAAGPGWMLVGDAAGFIDPFTGEGIYRALRSARAAAESLAGNDDGAEKRYLAARRRSFAAKDALTWLVQGMLAAPPIMGYALRRLASRPETAERLGSALGDCRPASDALSPLFLAQVLRP
- a CDS encoding beta-ketoacyl-[acyl-carrier-protein] synthase family protein translates to MKRVAVTGIGAVTPIGSGADGLWAGVLANRSAVQAIDRFDASPFPSRIAAQINDFVPTDHLDARRARRLDRFSQLSVAAARMAIGQSCLTDADRSDGHTGVWIGSALGGVAFGEEQHAAYVLGGVRAVAPTLATAVFGGAGASNVAIDLGSRGPAVGNANSCASGAVAIGQAFGAIRSGMVDMAIAGGAESPLAPLTHGAFAMIRVLSQRNDDPLAASRPFDRDRDGFVMAEGAAMLVLEAWESAERRNATILGEVAGFGASTDAYHLTAPLPSGEAAAAAIATAMADAGVAPGEVGYVNAHASSTQLNELAEAKALHLALGEHAAAVPVSGTKGLYGHPLGASGAIEAAITVMALRNGLLPGTCNLVNLDERCELNVLREPVAARPQAALSTSFGFGGMNAALVFRAT
- a CDS encoding adenylate/guanylate cyclase domain-containing protein yields the protein MAVAPDAGSASTVAERKLVSVLFADLVGFTTMSEVRDAEAVREQLTEYFGVAQEIVTRYGGSVEKFIGDAVMAVWGTPVAHEDDAERAVRAALDLVDAVSHLGHDGEKLSARAGVLTGEAAVTLGASNQGMVAGDLVNTASRLQAVATPGTVIVGEATRQSAESAIVFEPVGEQELKGKVSPVPAYRALRVVAQRGGVGRGDQLEAPFMGRDSELRLVKDLFHAAPREKRPRLVSIIGQAGIGKSRLAWEFLKYIDGIKMTVLWHQGRSPAYGEGISFWALAEMVRSRVGLLELDDAATTRAKLGVALETYVPDDAERRWMGPRLEQLLGMADADTVGRDDLFAAWRTFFERVAGDNTLVMVFEDLHWADPGQLDFIDHLLEWSRGYAIYIITLARPELLERRANWGAGQRSFTSLALEPLPDDVIRDILASLVPGLPDTTVAQIVTRAEGIPLYAVETVRMLLQDGRLELRDGAYRPIGDLSTLAVPATLHALIAARLDAIDAADRSLLQYASVLGQTFTLQGLKAVTGQGDDLEARLHGLVRRELLTLDTDPRSPERGQYGFVQALVRDVAYGTLTKRDRKVVHLAAGEHFESLQDDEIIDATASHYLDAYRSAPDDPDADRIRAHAAELLQRAAERATALGSHEQAVRFLELAMDVTADASDQSRLLRRTGEAAGAAGKYDLAEGYLRRGVAAAREAGHPPSEAQSVASLGRLLASGAQPAVAISEITAALPALSGLGQDASIVAVWAALSRAYMLHGEFGPSVEWADRALPLAERLDMVPEIADLLNTRATALGFGGRVREGVAGLRGVLEMSDSYGLSYAGIRARVNLSSLLAAEDPQAGFRLAFEGFEVAKRAGSRDMMATMGANASELAIHVGEWDSAEAILADLLAADLAPPDRFVADVYTSILEALRGRPSEAGTARAETFGETTDEPVVLSQLHALKGWVALAEGRFADAHESFAADVAAIPDGASADLPLVGRAALWAGLPEGARAAAEQLRKLGFHGRAIHASTRAIDGGIAALSGNLEEAAVAFRDAMRQWRDLECWFDLALCELDFVKFVEGESPDTEAAASEARSIFTRLGAPAFLRRLDEAVGLPKS